The region CATTATGGCAGTAGCTTGATAATGTATATCACATGGATATGCATTTTTTCCCCCTTCCCATTTGTCTCTACTAACCCACTATACGTCTTATGATACACGTTCTCTGCAGTCTTAGGCTTAAAGGCCAAGCAATACCAACTTAGAAGAAGTTTAGAAACGAACATATATTAAAAGTTTATGCAATTTGTTATTCATTTACCCTTCATGATATGATGGTCCCTCCTTATGGATCTACAACTTGTTGTTGGTTGCACTTGATGCATATATTTGGCTATAATTCACTCCCTATTGCTTGGAGACAAAAATTCCCTATTATATTTAGATTTGGATAGCTTTTCATTACTTCCCCATTATGATTGTACTATACTCTACTTATATGCTATAGAAAGCCCGTTTCTATTATGGCTAATGAGTAACGACTTTGATCATATTTAATGAATGCAACTGTTGAAAGTGACTTCTAAAAGCTGTCAATTAACAAAGATCTATTAAGAATCGTAATGCATATTTTGTGGAAATTCGATTATATATATGAATGATGGGGTAGGTATGCATGCCAAAGGTTGCGCATGCAGTGTTAGTGGGAAGCTTTAAGGACACAATGGTGCTTGCATTACTCATTGCCACAATGTATTTTTATGTGGGGACAAAGTGAAGGTTAAGATATATTAATAAGAAGGAAAATGCTGTGTTGATGGGACAAAAGATGCTATATATATTGATATAAAAGCATTCTCTTTTTTGTAGCTTGTTAAAAAATGGAGAGGTTAAGATTTTCTTCTGTTCTCTGCTTAATGATTCTGACAGTGGAAGCTGTTGTTGGTTTTAAAGGTAATGAGATGAAAAATGATACTGTTCAAAGTCAAAGACATGGTAATGTTACCTTAGAAACTTTGTCCCATTATAAGGAGAATAATGAGTTAGAAGTAAGAGGAAAACACAACAGTGGAGTTATGTTCAATGCAAGCAAAGGTGGTTTGTATAAGAGAGGAGGAGGTGGTGGAGGTGGAGGTGGAGGTGGAGGAGGAGGATTTAAATGGGGGTGGGGTGGAGGAGGTGGTGGAGGTGGAGgtggaggaggaggaggaggTGGTGGTGGATGGGGATGGGGAGGAGGAGGAGGTGGGGGTGGCTGGTGGAAATGGGGGTGTAGAAATGAACCAAGATCACATGTTGTGAGGGGCATgaaacatcatcatcatcatcatcctaATGATGCATCCAAGGAAGAATATAGGTTAGGAGAGTTTGCACAATGCATGACAAGAACAAGGTGCAAAGGTATGAGGTTGGACTGTCCTCTTCACTGTGGTGGACCTTGTTTCTATGACTGCTACCATATGTGCAAGGCTCATTGTCGCCGTCGACCATGAATAATATGATGTATCAacttttttgttttgttttgaagaTCATAGCAGTGAAACTCTCATACACTAATGCAGACGACAAGTGTCGAATTGCCGGTTCGCGACAAAACAAATTTCTTACTTTTGACAAGTACATTGCTAAAAAGAAAGTATGTTGACATTGTGTGTTTGGTTTCTTCTGATAATTTAATTTTGGATAAATATCAGTGTTATACATTGTGTTTTTTCCCAGCTAAACACAAGACAAATATGTTGACATTGTGTTTTTTTCCTAGGTAAACATTAGACAAGTATGTTGAAATTGTGTGTTGTTTTTGAAGGGTCATCCTCGTAACTTGTATGTTTCACTAATTCATGAAgtattattgttttttttttgtttttgtttgaaGATTATAAATATTCAACTTTATTGAGATCAATTGAATTGAATTTCGATGTATAGGAgaatagaaaaaataaataaataaataaataaataaataaataaatatatatatatatatatatattatatatatatatatatatatatatatatatatatatatatatatatataattcctATCACATTCACTAATCTAGCCGAAAATTTAGTTTTAAACTGAAACTAACTAACTAAAGCATGGGCGGAACTTACTAACGTGACCATTTTAATAATTTAACAAACCTTAAAGTATGAAAGTTATGTTATGAATGCTAACGTAGATAGATATGGTGACAAATGGTGTGAGTGGAGAACATGAGTACCAAGAGAGTTTGAGAAAAAATCATCCAAAGTGGACCATTTTGTGTGCAAGTAAGGGAGTATATGAGGAAAGAGAAGAAAGAGATATGGGTGTGCAATTTGTGGTGATTTCATCATTCTCTTCTATTCTATCTCTGTATTGTTCATTTATGTATATTGTATCTCTTCATTCCGTCTCAATAGCTTGTATTTGTACTTTTTATTATAAGTAAAATGGAATTAATAAAGGAAGCAGATGGTATTCAACCCTTACAAAATCAACAACAAATCAAAGTAGAAAAACCACAACAAACAAGAATAGCTATCGACCAACAAACACATTACAAGAAAAAAAGATCGGTGAGACACGCCAAACATCCCACGAACAAGTACTTCCGCAACTATTAGAGGCTAAGAACCACTCCCACGAGAAAAACTTAATCAAACCCAACACATCCATCTTGTTTAAAATACCATCCTTGAAAACAATGACATTCGTGCAAGACCAAATAATCCAACAAATAACCAACCCCAAAAACCAAACACCCTCCTCTTAGTGAATGATCCTGCACCATCAATAAAATCCAGCAAAGAAGTTGCTAAAGAGCCAGAATACGGCGATATCCCCGCACCAATCCAACCACAAGCTTCAACCCAAAAACGACACGAAAAAGGACAAAGCAAGAAAAGATGATCCAAGCTTTCCTCAAGAATGAGACAAAAAGGACATACCGTATTATGAGCTCCAACAATAATTCCACCCTCAACGGTAGCCTGTTCAAAACCATACGCCAACCAAATAAAAGCAGGTCTTCCACAAAAACTCAAAAAGCCGTAGTTTATCCGCCTCCAGAACAACCCCACCCGACTCAACAACAACCATCCTACAATAACTAACACTAACCGAGAAACCACCACTGTTTCTCCTTTTCTCATAAATGTCCTAACAAACATGTGAAGCTGTTGGAGTTAGAAAAGGAGACCGGTAATCAAGTAGACAAAGGCCAAACTGAAACCTAGAAACAAGATAACATAGACCAGGACATGGACCATCATTTATCTTTGAATGCTTTGAAGGGAGCAACTAGTTACGGTGTCGTTCAGTTCAAAGGATTTATTGGACCACTTAATGTCTCAATATTGCTGGGTGATGCAGTTCTGAGAGTTTTGTCCAACCATGAATTGTCCTACACAGAGAAGTCATGTGTTGGTAGAAAATGGCCAACATATGAAAGCAGAAGGAACGGTTCAACAACTATCTATTAAAGTGCCTGATAATGAAATTATTGTAATGAGATTATGCTCAAACCAGATTCACAACAGGTGAAGGTGAAGCCATACAAATATCCTCATAGTCAGAATGAAGAAATTAAGGAATTATACAGCCTAGTGTGAGTCCATTTTCCTCTCCTGTCATTTTGGTAAAAATGAAAGATGGTACATGGAGATGTTGTATAAATTATAGAGCTTTGAATGCTATCATTGTTAAAGATAACTTTCCTATGTCCACCGTGGATGAACTTTTAGATGAATTACATGGTGCAAAGTACTTTTCCAAGCTTGATTTAAGTTCCGATTATCATCAGATTCTGATGCATCCAGATGATAGACAGAAGGATTCTTTCAAGACTCATCAAGGGAATTATGAGTGGATTGTGATGCCCTTTGGCCTCACTAATGCCCCAACCACTTTTGAGAGATTAATGAACACAATTTTCCAGCCATTGTTGAGACAATGTGCATTGGTTTTTTTTACTGACAGTTTAATATATCGTCCTACTTGACGGACCCATCTACAGCAAGTGGAAATAGTATTTGAGATACTTGGTCAAAATGCATTGTTTGCTAAGTTATCCAAATGCTCTTTTGGGCTAACTGAATGACCACGAGCGTTCGCACGCTCGAGAGGATTGTcaccgaaatttatttattccaatagaaaagggaaaatattgataaaattctaaaaaaattaaatgaaaatgGTCGTCACAATCAATTTCGAATTTGAGAGTCGATTATGTGAGGAGAAAGAATTAACACCCCGCACATCTGATGTACTCAAAGGAAACCATTTAGTTAGATTTGCGATTATTAAAAGTTGGaaagcaaaaagaaaaaggttcaTACGTCCACATTATCCTTTGATGCCACGAGGATAACCAATGAAAACACGGTTAAGATCTTAAAGAAAACTTATGTCTATGTTAAGGGATGGTGGCAGCATAGCAAAAACAACCAAAGGACATTCAATTCATCATAGGAATGAGGTGTTGAATAAAGAAGCTCAAAGGGAGACTTCTTGTTATGATTGAGAGCATGAGTCGCGCTGATTATGAAGTAGCTATAGAGATGCAATTTCCCCAAAATTTGATTGGAATCTTGGAATGAAAGAAAGTGCTCTGAAAACATTGAGAAAATGTTGATGCTTTTTTCCAAACAATTCTTCTTAAATAGAGTTTATTAACTATTAAATCTAAGCAATTTGTTAAAACATCATATCCTTAATCCTACCTACAATGGTAATGGAAATATTAGCAAATAAGTGAGAAAGATACATTTTGGTGTGGCTTTTACTATCTATATATGGTAGCAATAATGCTACATTCTTTCATTAATGTGCAATAAAGAGAGCTGACAATGAAGTTTCAATTCTTGCAAATTGAATTCACTACAGTCAAGTTTTGACGCATTCACGCATTCATAATATCAATATTTGATTGTGATCGAACTATTCATAACAACATATTTTATTTCAAATTTAAATATGAACAATTTGATTTTGATCTACTGGTTTACAATGTACCAAATACGTGAATGCGTAAAATTTTAACGGTAGAGAATGACCAATTCTTGCCTTAAAAAAAAGTATTAAAGTTTCAAGTCTATAGGATTGTAGCACAAAATATACTACCGATTTCTCTTTTGGGACAGTTAATTCACTCTAACTCTACAACACAAATTTATCTATTAAAATTCTCCTTAATTTCTTCTCCTCAATCATTTTATCTTTTTAAAAAAGACATTGATTTGAATGTAGTACTATATTTTGTATGAAATTACATTTTTTTTTATACTTAGACGAAATGGTATATTAGCACTAAATAATGGATTGAGAGCAAAACTAATCCAAATGGAAATTGAGTGTCTCAATTTA is a window of Lathyrus oleraceus cultivar Zhongwan6 chromosome 6, CAAS_Psat_ZW6_1.0, whole genome shotgun sequence DNA encoding:
- the LOC127097208 gene encoding glycine-rich RNA-binding protein 1; this encodes MERLRFSSVLCLMILTVEAVVGFKGNEMKNDTVQSQRHGNVTLETLSHYKENNELEVRGKHNSGVMFNASKGGLYKRGGGGGGGGGGGGGGFKWGWGGGGGGGGGGGGGGGGGGWGWGGGGGGGGWWKWGCRNEPRSHVVRGMKHHHHHHPNDASKEEYRLGEFAQCMTRTRCKGMRLDCPLHCGGPCFYDCYHMCKAHCRRRP